The nucleotide window TTCGAACATAGCGGTCGACTGGCACCGGCTTGCACTCGACGACACCGAGCCGGAAGCGATCGATCGCCCCGAGGGACAGCGACGGCCCCGGGGGCCGGGCCGGTAGTGCATTGGTCATTGCGCGCAGGTCGGTGGCCACACGGGGCGATTCGACCGAACGCAGGCCGAGGCTGGAGGGTTCGCCTGGCAGGGGAAGGGCGGGAGCGAGGGCGTAGGAAGGTGGGCAAAGCGTTGGGGTGGCGACTGCAAGACTCGGCATGTAACGCGATCTCCGGAGAGTTGAAAAGGATTGAGACGGAGCAGGGAGCTGGCGGGATTGAGTCTCATCCCACCACGTTCACTGGCATTCCCTCGGCTTCGGCGAACAGAATCAGGCAGTGTTCCCCCACGTCCAGCGCGTGACCGTAGGCGGCGTCGAAGCTTTCGAAAATGAAGGCTTCTCGGGCGTCGGCGACCTGTTGCGTCACGATTTCGAACCGATGGTGATCGAACCGGATATCGAGATACGTATCGCTCTCATGAAACCAGACGACGTAGCCGCCGAACGGCAGCGAGGCCGGTGGCTCGCGCACCGTTGCCGTGCCGGGCGTGGCGGTGCCGGGCGCCTCCTGCGCCAAACGTGCATTGGGCGGCTGCGCGTCGAGCCAGCGCTGATAGTCTTCACGAAAGGGCCGATCCGTCATGGGCGTATCTCCTTGGGAATGACAATGGCGCCTGTGAGGCGCCGGGGCGATGGTGCGATAAGTGACGTCCGCCGGTTGTTGCGAACGGGCTTGTCTTTGCCGAATTTGCGTCGGGTCGGGCGCGCAACCGGCATCGAGAGAGGCCCCTTCGACGGCGCGAGGCGCACGATCATCGGGACGTGTTGATAGTGCCTTCCCGGGCCGGGCGGTAGTGCAAGGGACTTCCGAAAACGGTCTAGGACAACACCTCGATCCAGCAAATTCGCCAATCCCCAGACGATTTCCACTGAAAACCCGCGCCGATACTAAACGTTCATATCTTCATTATTTTTCGCATAGAATGACGCTTCCCCTCATGAAGTCTTCAGGTAGTTAGCCGTGCGCCCCCTGCCTTTTCGCGATGCGTTGATGGCCATGATTGGCATCGCGCTCGTCAACATGCTGGTCGCTCTTGACCAGACCGTTGTCAGTACTGCCCTCCCGTCCATCGTCGCCGAACTCAAGGGTTTCGAGTATTACGCCTGGATCGCCAGCATTTATTTGCTCGCGTCCGTCGTGACCGTGCCGGTTTTCGGGCGGCTGGGCGACTATTTCGGCCGTCGCCAGTTCGTCATTGCCTCCGTGGTCACCTTTACGGCGGCCTCGGTGCTGTGCGGTCTGGCGCCCAATATGCCGTTCCTGATCTTCGCGCGCGCGTTGCAGGGCCTCGGCGGCGGGATGATGGTCGGCACGGCGTTCGCGTCAGTGCCCGATCTCTTTCCCGATGCGCGTTCGCGCGTGCGCTGGCAGGTGGTGATCACCACGGCGTATGGCATCGGCACGGCGGCCGGCCCCTCATTGGGCGGTTTGCTCTCCGAGCACTTCGGCTGGCGCTCGACCTTCTTCATCAACCTGCCGGTCGGCCTCGCTGCGCTGTATTTCGTGTGGCGATATCTGCCGAAATTCCCGTCGGTGCACAAGGGCGACGTCCGCGTCGACTGGCGCGGTGCGCTCTGGATCGCGGTCGTGTTGGGTGGTTTTCAGGTGTTCATCGAGAACGTGCCGGCGCATGGCGCGTCGCTCACGAATCTGTTGCTCATCGTGGCGGTGGTCGTCGGTTTTTGGGTGTTGTTGCGCACCGAGCGTCGTGCCACGCACCCGATCGTGCCGCTCGACATGTTCCGGCACCCGCAACTGGTGGTGCTTTTCACGCTATCCGTGCTGATCGGCTTCGTGATGTACTCCCTGATCTTCTTCGCCCCGCTGCTGCTGCAAGGCGGCTTTGGCCTGAGTCCGCAAACGGCCGGGCTCATCGCTACGCCGATTGCCGCGTGCATTGCGCTGGGCAGCTTCATCAACACGCCCATCGTGGTACGCCTGTCGCGCCCGACCAACATGTTGATCCTCGGCTTCTGCCTGCTGGCCGTCGCCTCGGCCGGTGTGGGGCTGGCGCATCGTGAAACCTCGCACGCCGTGCTCGCGCTGATGATGGCGTTCGCGGGCATCGGCATCGGTTTCATCCTGAACAACATGAACGTGTTCGGGCAGGAGATCGCCGGGCGCGAGCGCTTCGGCATCACTACCGCGCTGCTTCAGTCGACACGCATGGTCGGCGGCATGCTCGGCACGACCATCGTCGGCACGCTCGTCAACCACTGGTACGCGAGCGGCGTGGCCGGTGCGGTGTCGGCCTATGACGGCACCCCGGCGTCGCATGCGGTGGCACGTGCCCTCGACCCGCGCATTCTGATCGACCAGGCACTGCGCGGCGACCTGCTCACCGACCTGCGTGCCATGGGGATCGACGGCATGCCGCTGGTCGAAACTGCCCGCCAGACGCTGGTCAACGCCGTGCACGCCGGCGTGCTGCTCACCGGTGTCGCGGCGATCATTGCCGCGCTGCTGGTGCGCCGCATCCGCCAGATCCAGTTTCCGAAGCGGCTCGACCGGTCGGCGGTCGTCGCGCCGGAATAAAGCGATAGCGGGACGACAACACGTCTGCAACGCCTCGGATTTTTCCGAGAACACCCCGGGCGCAAGGCTGAAAACCGAAGCGCCTTGCGGGGAAATGGCCGCCAAAATGCCGAGGGCGCGTCGACCTCGTTTACAATGCGCGGTGTTTGCCGGTATGCGGCATCACCGAATTTTGTGAACGAGGTTTCCATGATCATCAAGCCACGCGTGCGCGGCTTCATCTGCGTCACCACCCATCCCGTTGGCTGCGAAGCCAACGTCAAGCAACAGATCGAGTACGTGAAGGCCCAGGGCCCGATCGCCAACGGCCCGAAGAAGGTACTTGTACTCGGCGCTTCTACCGGTTACGGTCTGGCCGCCCGCATCACCGCCGCGTTCGGTTGCGACGCCGCCACGCTCGGCGTCTTCTTCGAGCGCGCCGGCTCCGACACGAAACCGGCAACGCCGGGTTGGTACAACACGGCGGCGTTCGACAAGTTCGCCACCGAAAAGGGGCTGTACGCCAAGAGCATCAACGGCGATGCGTTCTCCAAGGACATCAAGGCCAAGACCATCGAGACGATCAAGAACGATCTCGGTCAGGTCGATCTGGTCGTCTACAGTCTCGCTGCACCGCGCCGCATCCACCCGGAAACGGGGCAGGTCTTCAATTCCGTGCTCAAGCCCATCGGCAAATCGGTGACGCTGCGCGGTATCGATACCGACAAGGAAGTGGTCAAGGAATCGGTGCTCGAACCCGCGTCGCAGGAAGAGATCGACAACACTGTGGCCGTCATGGGCGGTGAAGACTGGCAAATGTGGATCGACGCGCTGGCCGACGCCGGTGTGCTCGCCCCGGGCGCCAAGACCACGGCATTCACGTATCTCGGCGAGAAGATCACGCACGACATCTACTGGAATGGCTCGATCGGTGCCGCCAAGCGCGATCTCGACGACAAGGTACTGAACATTCGCGCCAAGCTCGCCGCCAACGGTGGCGACGCTCGCGTCGCCGTGCTCAAGGCGCTGGTCACGCAGGCCAGTTCCGCGATTCCGATGATGCCGCTGTACCTGTCGCTGCTGTTCAAGGTGATGAAGGAACAGGGCACGCACGAAGGCTGTATCGAGCAGATCTACGGTCTGTACAAGGACAGCCTTTACAACGCCTCGCCGTTGCTCGACGCCGATGGCCGCGTGCGTACCGATCAGAAGGAACTGTCGCCGGAAGTGCAGACGGCCGTGATGGCGCTGTGGGACAAGGTGACCAACGACAATCTGTACGAACTGACCGATTTCGCAGGCTACAAGCAGGAATTCCTGCGCTTGTTCGGCTTCGAGATCGATGGTGTGGACTACGACGCCGATGTGAATCCGGACGTGCAGATCCCGCATCTGGTCGCATAAGTTGACCCGGTAAGCTTCACAAGGTTGTGCGACGAGGGCCTGACCCCGGCGAATCGCTTGAATTCGCTGGCGTCAGGCCCTCGGCGTTTCTACGTCCGCGGACTCGGTGTGTGGGATGGTGGCATCCGCCGTCGACAGTTCGGCAATTCGCTCCGCCAACGCCTGACACGATAGCGGCGACGAGCCCTCGGCCTTGTTGTTGACGATCACGTAGACGGGGTGACCGGCGAGCGCATAGTGCGTGGCCAGCGCGGCGAGCACGTCGCGCGTCGTCGGATCGGGATCGACGATCTTG belongs to Pandoraea norimbergensis and includes:
- a CDS encoding MFS transporter, which translates into the protein MIGIALVNMLVALDQTVVSTALPSIVAELKGFEYYAWIASIYLLASVVTVPVFGRLGDYFGRRQFVIASVVTFTAASVLCGLAPNMPFLIFARALQGLGGGMMVGTAFASVPDLFPDARSRVRWQVVITTAYGIGTAAGPSLGGLLSEHFGWRSTFFINLPVGLAALYFVWRYLPKFPSVHKGDVRVDWRGALWIAVVLGGFQVFIENVPAHGASLTNLLLIVAVVVGFWVLLRTERRATHPIVPLDMFRHPQLVVLFTLSVLIGFVMYSLIFFAPLLLQGGFGLSPQTAGLIATPIAACIALGSFINTPIVVRLSRPTNMLILGFCLLAVASAGVGLAHRETSHAVLALMMAFAGIGIGFILNNMNVFGQEIAGRERFGITTALLQSTRMVGGMLGTTIVGTLVNHWYASGVAGAVSAYDGTPASHAVARALDPRILIDQALRGDLLTDLRAMGIDGMPLVETARQTLVNAVHAGVLLTGVAAIIAALLVRRIRQIQFPKRLDRSAVVAPE
- the fabV gene encoding enoyl-ACP reductase FabV produces the protein MIIKPRVRGFICVTTHPVGCEANVKQQIEYVKAQGPIANGPKKVLVLGASTGYGLAARITAAFGCDAATLGVFFERAGSDTKPATPGWYNTAAFDKFATEKGLYAKSINGDAFSKDIKAKTIETIKNDLGQVDLVVYSLAAPRRIHPETGQVFNSVLKPIGKSVTLRGIDTDKEVVKESVLEPASQEEIDNTVAVMGGEDWQMWIDALADAGVLAPGAKTTAFTYLGEKITHDIYWNGSIGAAKRDLDDKVLNIRAKLAANGGDARVAVLKALVTQASSAIPMMPLYLSLLFKVMKEQGTHEGCIEQIYGLYKDSLYNASPLLDADGRVRTDQKELSPEVQTAVMALWDKVTNDNLYELTDFAGYKQEFLRLFGFEIDGVDYDADVNPDVQIPHLVA